The Fervidibacillus albus genome contains a region encoding:
- a CDS encoding spore germination protein GerPB, giving the protein MKIYVNQSIQINILRINSVTNSSVLQIGTAGRIKSQANIYNTGQFTQPAPEPIQDGFVTPSIEAIPLPLQF; this is encoded by the coding sequence ATGAAAATATACGTAAACCAATCGATTCAAATCAATATTTTACGAATCAATAGCGTAACAAACTCATCTGTTCTCCAAATCGGAACAGCGGGGAGAATTAAGTCGCAAGCAAATATTTATAATACCGGTCAATTTACACAACCTGCTCCAGAGCCGATACAAGATGGATTCGTCACCCCATCCATCGAAGCAATACCTTTACCACTTCAATTTTAA
- the gerPC gene encoding spore germination protein GerPC translates to MQKDMFYYYNQLINKIQRQEEKIRELIDQQAVFQQEMEKLKNKPSINIERIDYQFDQLKIERLEGTLNIGINPNDLEDLDEFSIGYPQFPPPTSQFRNKPFIEKLEKRLNDYLEQELPTLIDKTLEQLNVNVDASYNDFIQQDIRRQLPSRISYYLQRFATEEDASDDHLEEQIFSTIKTDIEKAVHTFFNQFRKKGDGTEQ, encoded by the coding sequence GTGCAAAAGGATATGTTTTACTACTATAATCAACTCATTAACAAAATTCAACGACAAGAGGAAAAAATTCGGGAACTGATAGACCAACAAGCGGTATTTCAACAGGAAATGGAAAAATTAAAAAACAAACCTTCAATCAATATTGAACGAATCGATTACCAATTCGATCAACTAAAAATTGAACGTTTGGAAGGAACATTAAATATTGGAATAAATCCAAATGACTTGGAAGATTTAGATGAGTTTTCCATCGGGTATCCTCAGTTCCCACCGCCAACTTCACAGTTTCGAAACAAACCGTTCATCGAAAAACTGGAGAAAAGACTAAACGACTATTTAGAACAGGAATTGCCGACATTAATCGATAAAACGTTGGAACAGTTAAATGTAAATGTCGATGCCTCATACAACGACTTTATTCAACAAGACATCCGTCGCCAACTCCCATCGCGAATTTCTTATTATTTACAAAGATTTGCCACGGAAGAGGATGCGTCCGATGATCATTTAGAAGAACAAATATTTTCTACGATTAAAACGGATATTGAAAAGGCCGTCCATACTTTTTTTAACCAGTTCCGAAAGAAAGGAGATGGGACGGAACAATGA
- a CDS encoding spore gernimation protein GerPD has translation MMLDVENREIYVGNVKIYGVSASSIVLIGDTNSIQLASSFDTPLESLEIGPFLPLAPEG, from the coding sequence ATGATGTTAGATGTGGAAAATCGGGAAATTTACGTAGGAAATGTAAAAATATACGGGGTGTCCGCCTCATCGATTGTACTCATCGGCGACACGAACTCCATTCAATTAGCCTCTAGCTTCGATACCCCTTTAGAATCGTTAGAAATCGGTCCCTTTCTCCCGTTAGCACCGGAAGGATAA
- a CDS encoding spore germination protein GerPE: MFRRVSKVGQINVQSIDLSSQLQIGDSVQITGRSNILAVQREHEFFFGSEGSFDPYPIYKRSIPLPPVTEPLYEKKDNAVGTIYVHQLSVIGAAGSSIIHVGSSNTIQMNSKTKHIRQLSHRQDEKSSKGTKQEGRSYRNTKGRQRVQ; this comes from the coding sequence ATGTTTCGTAGAGTTTCGAAAGTCGGTCAAATCAACGTCCAATCGATCGATTTAAGCTCCCAACTGCAAATCGGTGACTCCGTTCAAATTACCGGACGATCAAACATTTTAGCCGTACAAAGGGAGCATGAATTTTTTTTCGGAAGCGAAGGAAGTTTCGATCCATACCCGATTTATAAACGTTCAATCCCCCTACCCCCCGTGACGGAACCACTTTACGAAAAGAAAGATAATGCAGTCGGAACGATTTACGTGCATCAATTATCAGTCATTGGTGCTGCTGGATCCTCAATCATCCATGTTGGAAGCTCAAACACCATTCAAATGAATTCGAAAACGAAACATATCCGGCAACTTTCCCATCGCCAAGATGAAAAATCATCGAAGGGAACGAAACAGGAAGGTCGTTCATATCGTAATACTAAAGGAAGACAAAGGGTTCAATGA
- a CDS encoding spore germination protein gives MPAIIGNVQILNISGGIVNFGDALNIAPKSNSKTNDGSGSSNTGGLVITNNGFNATNAFDPDVLDQPNAANN, from the coding sequence ATGCCAGCCATTATCGGAAATGTTCAAATTTTAAATATTTCTGGCGGAATTGTTAATTTTGGTGATGCCCTTAATATTGCACCGAAGTCGAATTCAAAAACGAATGACGGTTCCGGTAGTTCGAACACGGGAGGATTGGTTATTACGAACAACGGATTTAACGCGACGAATGCCTTCGATCCGGACGTATTAGATCAACCGAATGCCGCCAACAATTAA